The genomic window TAACGACATTCTAAGCGAACCTATCGATCGTATGCCATTCGGTCGGCTCATTCACAATGTGGAGACCATTAGTTACCACCCATTCGCTTAATGCCTCGCTTCGACTGTGACTTTGGTATCCAGACGAATGTCGAGATACTTTACTAAACCACATCGAGGACGAGGCATTCACATCCAGGCCTAGGTAAGGCTCTAGGAGCTCGCTACATTTACAGTATAAACTAGCGACAGTCATCATACCGAACTCCCCTTCTATCGCGACACATGCACCCAGTTGTGAAGAATCCACAACTACGCAATCGTAGTTGGGTTCATTCACAATTATTGCGGCCGTGAAGACCTTAACGGCATAAGGGCCCTGACAGTAAAGCTGGATGATCACTCCCATTAGGGCCTGGCGAGGGCGCGCTCAACAATGCCACAGTAAAACGGGCACACAGCTGACATCATAAGCTGCCCAACTGGCCTACACTTAAATGCACAGTTCCGGCAATGGGGTGCATTGACGCAACCGGCAGCTTTGGGGCCTTCTTGACCGCACGCAGAAGGAAAACCACTTGATGTAGCACCTACCTGCCTCCAAGAGAGGATACATCAACTTGTCTGTACCCCCAAGGACGACATTGGTACTACCAGCAGGGGTCACCTTCCAGGGACGACTGACCATCCTTACGTCAGACCTCAGCCGGAGTAGCTCCTCCATGAATTCCTAATGGTTGATCTCCGTATGGACCCCCTGGACCACAACCCGAGGACCCAACTTCCGGTTGACAGTCACGTCCAACTCCACCTTCTCGAATTTCTTGTTATTCGCCACACTTTCCCTCTCTAAAACAGAGGGAGTGGGGAGTGCCCCACCTTCTTTAATTGGTCGGACTTCGTGGACCCTCACTCCGAGTGAGGGACCCACCTTCTTCATCACTTCCTTAGAGGAAGTTGCAGGCCGACCAGGTCTCCACTGGCTTCGGCGTCACCGGTGCGATTGCTTTAAGCACAGTTGCTGGAGGCGCAGGCATTGGGACCGTCGAGGAGTGCCTCCCACAACTTCCCTTAAGGGCGTCTATTTGATCTCGAAGATGGGCATTCTCGGTAATAACCGTCATCAGAGCGCCTCATATTTTGAAGCAAGCTTTAATAGCCCCTTCGCAGTCCCTGTCTCGAAGTTTTTCGCATCGAACACCAATGCACTCATTTGGcccgtaattttttttgcagcCGCAACACATGGCTCACTGCCCCACCCCGCATACCCTCTTTATTGGCACTCGCGACGCTAGTGCCCACTTCCGTAGCGCCCTCTTTCTCACGCCCGACGCCCGTTCCTTTGCCCACCTTACTAGCCGGATGAGCTTTCACAGCCACGCTCCCACTACCCCTTCCTCCCTCATTTTCGCACACATTACGCGGCGATCCCGTAAGCGCAACCGCTTTCTCAGGGGTGGCCACATTGGCACTCCCACCACAACTACCGCTCCCTCCCTCATTTTCGCACTCGTTACGCGGCGACCCCGTAGGCGCCTTACGCCGCGGTGGGGACATTAACGGAGGTCCCACCACTTCCACCTTTCCACCCGACGTGGAATCATCCACCACCGTAGGTTCTCCGCTTCCAGAGAGAGTCTTAGCCCTCTTTCTCTGTCTTGGAGGCAGACGGACTGATACGCCAAAACAGTTCGGTGTTGCAGTCTCCAAAGCTGGACAGATACTGGTACCCTTTGGGCAATCCTGTCCAGATCCTTCTGACACTGAATCAACTGAACGCCAGATGCTTAGCACATTACTACTGTCAGGCAGTCTAGTCAGAGAAActaaaaacatagagaaggtgcaaattgaattctgtatgatgttcgatttgacggctaacagctatttagcagaaataagcacgttcaatggcagaaatatatgtaaaacgactgaattcatgctaGAATGAATATTTGTCTTTGTTCATtctcacacagagaatgtaaaaaagcattctctgagtcacatatgcgtgattattttgtattatataaaccatttttttccgaaaaatggtaaaaattttaatttttttaaaaaaacgggaaaaattaaataaaaaataattttaaataaattatttatctatatgtttgcgaaagcaaatgccagccacatacatatgtatgtacaaaacaagtgtcgcacgcatctttcgcatctccgttgtcacggtcaaccaatggccgaaactggcGTTTTGTCCAAGAGTCAATCTGTCGAAGCATTGACGCGACGACAAAACGCCACAACAatgtgtgatgatagaaaatccaagctgtgccgaaaaaataaacgaatggccgccgattgtctccgcttcccttgccgcgtaaatatgtatgttctaagataagttataaatagtgtaactaacacgacttttttttatattgtatacatatatatgtagatgtagtaaatgtaatgaataatatacataatGTCTATGCCATCTACCGACTTTAGTAAAGCATTCAACAGAGTCAATCACAGCATCTTGCTGAACAAGTTAAATTCGATCGGCATTTATGGTAGCGCCTTGAAGAGGATCAGTTCCTATTTAACAGGCAGAAAATTTCAAGTCAAGATCATTTATCTAGTTATAGAGAGGTATACAGAGTGGCCCAAAAGTCAGAAGATGAttagaagatgctataaattttgcaattgatcTCTAATGTAAGTTCTGTTTTGatatttgtgtagtaaacacatgcgaaatacacgtaaatgaACAATGGTACGCTATACTGcttgccacaaccgatatgctgaaggatgcatttcccgggcgcctaatctaccgttttggcgatttgcactggccagcaagatcgcctgatttgaccgctccagacttctttttgtggggcttcttgaagtcgcgggtttatgtcaacaaacCTTAGACTATTGCAggtcttaaagacaatatccgtcaagaatgtgaggacctatcggcAGAAgctctggccaaagtgatggaaaatgccataaaaagggctcaaatgagaatcaactgtggcggcagCCATTTACATATCATATtttcgacttgatgtaaaaaaatttaaaaggccaaataaaaataatccacaagcagaatcaaagtttttcattttttaaaaaagtttttcattttccaaaaaacatcggaaggtaatttttgcgccacctgttaGTTACGACGTGAAAACAGGAATACAACAAAGATCACATCTTGGactgtttaacatatttattaatgATATTGGATCCAACTTCAATTCAGATTACCTGCTCTGTGCTGAtgatcttaaaattttttgaaaaatgatatAAGATCTCGGGCTGCGTTACGAGAACCTGCAGAGATTTTGCTGATCCTCGATCGCTGCTTAGTGCCTGTTACTTACTTGACCAACCTATACTAGAATATGGCTCGGTCACTTGGTCTCCATATACAGATACTctgataaattttattgaaaaagtacaaaaatctCAATGcttaaggaaattcaaaatagtctctagTCAATATTCTCAGATCTCGCCGTCAAATTGCTGATCTATCCTTCTTCTACAAAGTTGTGAATGGACTTAATGAGATCCACAGTggtttaaagtttatatctacTAATTTAACGTTGAGATCCAAACGCCTGCCACCAAATCGTCCAAAAACTACGTCGTGAATGGACCGCACAATCACATTGCTAACCTAGTGAATTCACTACACAACGACCTTCACTTCTAAGGAGGTTCTTATTGTACCTTCTTGTCTGACACAAATGGCAATCTGCTCTCTTATCATTGAATTCACGACTGACTAACTAAGCTCATTACTCAAAAGCTTATtactcaaatttaataaaatttttctttaataccactataagtattatttttttaaatagatatttatttaaatagataTTGCCCTTGCTATGAATTAGACGACGCTTCTCTCCGACTGATAGATAATATAGTAGCCTTTTAAGTTTTACATAAAGATTGTAAATAATGACAACGGTGAGATTTGGACTCAACACCTAGCGGGTGATAAAAACTCGTTCCACCCCTCGTGACACATtacaattgtacatacatatgtatgtacatcagtACGCTGATCCAAACACAAGTTGATTAATAATGCTTACGCTAACATAACGTTTAACGTTAATTTAATTCACCATCTAATTCAGAAGTGCGAAGCTCTCCGTTGAAAGCGCTAAAATTTCGACAAGAGAAATGTCGgtcttacatttttttctatttttatacctGCAAGAATATGTATTGAGTTTAAGGTGAGAAAAGAAATCAATATAAGtatgtttttaaaaacaaattttcaacagcTCTGAGAAGGAAGTACATGCTTTGGTTTTAGCCCGAGGTGGCTCCAAAggtatactaaataaaaatctaaaagagcTTGAAGGAATCTCATTACTAGCACGTACAATAAATGTATTGAATagctcaaatttatttcaacatatttGGGTATCGACGGATAGCGATTCTATAGTGGAGGAAGCTACTAAATGTAagctaaaaatgtttaatactaaatattatataataactgAAAATCACTTAATAAATAGTTAACtccttttttaataatttacgtTTATATAATAGTTGGTGCACTGGTGCACAAGAGAGACAAAATCTATGCACAAGATAATACTTCATCCTTGGAATCTGTTaaggaatttttacaaaagcaCGATAACATCAATAGATTTGGATTATTCCAATGTACTtccatatttctaaaaaatcaatatataaAGGAAGCCTTAAATCGATTTATGACAAAGGATTGCGTTTTTGCCGTTACCAGGTACGTTTATGCACATAtgaccatatatgtacatacatatatggcatgCTATCCGAACTCAGCTGAttgtataatttaaattatatatagatCACATAAATTGCGTTGGCTAATCCGAGAAGACGAAGCTGTAGTTCCTTTAAATTTCAATCCAACACACAGACCTCGCCGTCAAGATTGGTCAGGAGAATTGATTGAAACAGGGATGTTTTACTTTTCCACAAGGCACTTGGTGGAGGTAgaacagaaatttcaaaatgacaagtgagtaaaataataatagcaataaaacCCAGGGACAAAAAATAAGAGTTATTGCATAATCTTTGACTATAAAATCATTATGAAGGAAGGGCCAGATATATGATGTAGTAATaggaaatttttgatttttgtgagtatacaacattttttcaagaactttgaaaatttgatttctgtttttttcttcttttttttggcTTTGCCATTTGAAATTACGATTATTTtgtaaggaaaaaatataaaatatcctAGGATTCTTGTAACACTGAAATAAAATGTGAAGTCCTATCTCTCTACTAGAATTTTTGAACAATAGGGTACTGaatttagtttaacatttttatcgCGAATCTTTAATGTAGATGAAGATGCTAAAATTGCATCTCGTCCTATGTGAAGAAGTATTACAAGAAGCTCAAACGACCATTAGGATGTCTATAGTGTGAAAATCTGTGGTTTCGTTGTGATTTTTGAAAGCTCAATTTTCGGCTTTATAGTAACTATATGgatgaaagttttgaaaaatttcgctacagtaaatatctttaaatttacatacacataaatattactCGGCCATATTTTGGCTCAAGAGtagaagttaaaaaatatatttacaaagctGTGTGAATGCTATAAGTACAAGGTGTCTTCTCCAGGTTACATTGATACCGATTCAACGTAGTTAGCAAATATctataaagataaatatttcCCTGAAGTATCTTCGTGGTTTATAAAACTCAGTATTCATCAGCTGTTTGGAAATAAAATGTCGTTAGATTTAGAGTTAAAAAGGAATATGTACCTTAGTAAAAGCCTACCTTAATAAAAACGTACTAAGGTACTTAAAATTCTTtcttaactaaatattttttatacgcaCAGGTTCCATACGTTTGTTGtccctttttattttttctagatCTTGGACGGATTTGTTTCGTGTAATTTTCTGCTATATATACCATGCTGTTATTaacttattaaaattatttactttattattaacacATGTTACTCTAACTCATTAACAGGTGTGGTGTAGTGGAAATCGATGCTGCTGAAGCAATGGAGATCGACACTTACACTGATCTTTTAGTTGCAGAATGTCTTATTCAAAACAAAACGAGTTGCAAAATTTCTTAActaatacaaaaatgttttgagcattttacacaaaatatgcaatgaataaataaaaagacaaaTCAGCTCATTTGAgtactataaaatatttaaacatatttttttattaatattattatttttaattttatttataagctTAAAGTAATagtgtataataaataatttcattttcatgtatcgtcatatatagtatgtatgtatgtacgtattgtatgcatttatgtatgtatgtttgttatatAACTATTGGTATGGATATTTACATATTGTATGCAACATATATGGGATCAAGTTGATCAGCCAAAAAACCATCACGTAAATGCATTCGTTGTTTTTCGCCGCGACTATTGATGGGCACAACACCTGTGAAATGAAGGAAGATTAGATATTATTTCAGTTGATTTAATTGGGTAGAGCATATAAGAAAGAATTGaaccaaaattatttacttGGGTTGCACCAAAACTATAGCATTCTACACATTTGGCATGGATGTGACAGTTGTATACCATAATCGTTTGATCTGAACAGTTTGttcagatattttattttttttttctgtttcagtttgtatggctgcatATGAAAATacgtgtgaaaattttcagactGATATCTAAAACCCTGTGGTATTAGTTTGCGTGTAAACATATAAATAGACGGACTGACAAACTCAATATACCTTGAGGCCCCATTCTGTAACCCGATTCGAAAAAgaatttactcgaattcggattttttatattcctattttcgaataaaatattcgttagcttttgagttatagaaagcaattaaaaaaaaaatataataatagaataaatataattataagaaatatCCTGGagaccctgttcagggtattatgcaaatagttataaaaaattacctGGATCGACCACTACGACAACGCCAACAATCAATTGGTGCTCTTCTAAGACCGTATTAGTAACTAACGGTACCAAGTCCAATGCCTCAGATTCATTGCCATCTagctcaacaacaacaaccaataaATTGGTCCAGGTGAAAACAGCACTTTAAAAATTAGGTTTTTTAATAatgacataaatacatacaaatctaaagtaatatatacaaacataccacTCTGCGATTTTCTTATGACACCTCAACACTGAATTCTCTATATCAATGGGATGATAGTTCATGCCACGCAATGTAATGACCTCATCCAAAGCGCCCACCACGTAAACAGCATCGTGTAGCTCCTGATCATTCAGATTAGTTACTGAGCTGGGATCACCGCTGATGCTGGGTGCTTGTGGTCCCGTCGACATTGAAGAAAAATTCAAGTGTAACTGACTCATCGAATTGATCGATTCATTGTCGCTGTCGCGGCTGGCCACACTGGGTGTGGTTTCGTCTAAAATTGAAACGGCTTGCGAGCATTCGGTGCGTCGCAAGAAGCCCAAATAGCCAGTACGTGCGTAGACTTCGGTTGTTGCGCCGGTCACTAATTTAGCGTTGAAATGATCATTGTAGTCGGTTTCATCGCCATAAATTGTGAAGTAACCATTAGCGTTGTGTGGTGATTGTACCTGGAAATTAttccaaaatatgtatttatattgaaaattaaaacactatttcttgtttttaatgcACTCACCCAAATCTCACCCAAGTGGGAGTCCCCACAGTGACCCTTCGTCTCCGGATTGGCTATGATCACTTTCACGCCAGGCAATAGTTTACCCGATTCGATGAGACACAACGAGTTTGGTGCACCGCGCTCCACTAGCGCTACACGATTATTGCGTAGCGCACGCAAATCCACATAGACCTGAGCGCTCTCCGCCGAGCTCGCGCCTTGTACACAAATTGCTGGATTGACACGACAACCGAAAGAGGTGGATACACAGCGCGTATTCAAACCGAGCGCTTGGAAGAGTTTACAAAATTGTTGTGTCAATTGTACCCGTGGACGCTCCTCAGCCACCACAACGCATGTGCGCACACAACGCAAGTCGACGTTACGTTGCTTGAGCATTGGTATGGAATTGCTAAGCGCTTTTGTGCATAACTCGATGACGCCATACGAACAGAAGGTGTCACGCACACGATAATGCGATAGTGTGGATAGCCAAAGACTGGGATTCGTTTCAACTTCGTAGGGTGCAATGAGTATCGAATGATGACCGCTATACACACCAATTAAGGTCCACATAGCGAAGCCTAGACCACAATATGGATCCAGGCAGAGGGCCACGTGACGAGAAGGATATAGTTCGCAGGCTAATTTCAAGCTTGCGCAAAGACTAGAAAGGGAACTAAAAGGAAAAGTAAATAACATTACTGTttgtttttcacaaaaaaatagattttatttcaatataaattctGATTACCGATGCGTGATGTTAACACCACTTAAGCGTCCACAAGTGGATACACTAAAATCCAAGTATGCCGTCGAGTCTAACGGTGCGTTAGCAATTGACATTAATTTCCGTTTTGGATTGTCGTCAATATCCAATATGGGTGGCCAGGTCTTCGGATCGATGGAGGCAGCTGCTTCGCGCGACTTCAGTAATTTTATTATCGGTTGTATAGACAGCACAATAACACTCTTCGACACATCAACAATCATGCGTACAGTTGGTAGGGTGGTTATAAGATTTTGTGGATGTGGTGGTCGAATAGTGATTGGAATAGCAGCCAAATAGAGACACCCATAGAAGGCGCACAATAAATCCAAGCCGGGTGGAAATATTAAAGCTTAATTTGGAGAAAGAATAAATGTGAGGTTAATTTGCTCTATAAATTTAACTAtgtaaatatatcaaaataaatataaatatggggatatttatttctaataataatacCTACTGATTTGAAACTACGGTGGGATCCTTTTGAAGTTGAGACACAAAAAGGAGTTTCAATAgaggaatttttatttatgttgcgAACTTCAATGTGGTTAATGAAAAAAactaactatatacatacatatgtgtttagaATGGAAAGAATTATGGATATTCTTACTCGGTAAGATAGGTTATTAAAATGCATTGCAATTTCTTGAACACATTTGAGAAATcttcaagattttaaaattgattgGCCACTAATTAAAAAAGTTCAGTCTTACAAATAGTTGAATAAATGATAGCGgagtatttataaaattagaaacaatttttttggaaaagatttccagaaattaaaaaaaaaaatattacaattatcTTAGTTTAAACATTAGAAAACCAATATCAATTCAAAACAAGtatggaagggctaagttcgggtgcaaccgaaagtttatactcttgcaacttgcaagaattaaaaattataaggtgtaaaaccaatcatatagagtaaagtcagccggatgttcgaaaatcctgatttacttatataatattatataatttatctattttaggcacaaagatacactgatatgagtaaaacacgctagcTCATTTCATAGAAGGGAATATGGATAAATTTGCATACCTTAATATACTGAGAAATACAATGGAACCATATTCCTATGATATTATGCCTGTAAACTGGATCTTTATGCACGACAATGATCCCAAGCATACAGCAAATGTAGTAAAAAACTGGCTTGCGCAAGAAAAATTTCCACTTCTCGATTGGCCAGCGCAAAGTCCTGATCTAAACCCGATCGAGAACTTGTGGAATGATGTCAAAGAAAAAGTTGggcaaagaaaatttaaaaattgcgacGAGCTTTGGGCAGGAGTACACGAAGCGTGGAACTCTATTCCTTTGGACAGATGCCAAAGGTTATTAGAGAGCTTGCCACGCAGATGTGAAGCGGTGATAACGAATAACGGTTATTCCACTAAGTATTAATCAAGTTAGATATATCAGAGAAATTTCACGCCACgcgttaatatttatttttccttacTAATCTTTTAAAGTGCGCTAAATACTTGTCCAAGCCAATTTTCACTTAATAATGTAAACTGAACAAAACGtatttttattatagaaaaCTAAGAAATTTTGGACTACTTTAGTTTTTAGTGAggtaataaatagtttttttacatTATAACGATTCTACTTTCTTTAAATATAACATTATTAAGTATCATATTTCACATTAAGAAAGTTCGCAAATCTCTGTCCATAGCTGTATACATTACTCATTATACTTATTAGAGAGCTTGACCACgcacactttttgaaatttttttgcccACACGTGCCCCTGGccactgcgatcctctgtaaatccaaattacagctttatatcttaatttaaggcttggttatggcactttataggtattcggttaatggcgatttgtgggtgtggcagtggaccgattacgcccatctgtgaactcgattttttttgtactagggaatttgtgtaccaagtttcatcgagatttCTCAatctttactcaagttacagcttgaacggacggacggacaggcagacagtcaatccgatttcaacttttctcgtcaccctgatcatttatatattatatactatatataaccctatatctatctcgattagttttacttgatacgtacaactgttagatgaacaaaactataatactcagTAGCAactagttgcaagagtataaaaaaattgttgaaattatgTTAGCATGGTCCACACAAAAGGATGCAATATATTATGCTctgtattttgatattttagaaACAAATTAATGAACAAAATATAGTTAATAATTCTACTTCAAAACTTACCAACATGATCACCAGGTTCAATACGTCCTCGTTCTTGCAAAAGAGCTGCTATTTTCTCAGCTCTTTTATGCAATTCGGAGCATGTCAAAGTTTTCGCAATAGCacctttaaaagaaataaatacctTTTTATACATATTACTATATCAAATCAAAATGGGTACCATGTAAATATGTAgctaaatactttaaaatttatttaatattttataatttaaatcatCGAGAATATTTATACACCAAAAACACTTCCTAACCTTCCTAACCTATTAATTCAAAGGAATTTCAgaagaattttatatacaattgtGTTTGCAATAGAGCTCTTGGTGTTCGACTAATTCACTAACCGGATTAACTGGAAAGTTGCCAATTGTTAGGCATTAAGGTTTTCAAAAAcatgttttgaataaaaaaagcattattataaacatatattatcTAAGTTAGGGTTACCTTTCGAATTCAATAACGTAAAAATGATATGATCCGGTGAGGTATTTGCACGCCAACGCAACACGCCAGTTATTAATTGATGCTGAAAGTAAAGTGTTTTAGTAAGCGAGCTTttaataaaacgatttttttatttcacacttTTGAAGAGATTTACCTTACGTTCATTCTCCTCAGATAAGCCGATGTCCCGTCCTTGCGCGATGGCTAAACGGTTGCCCTGCACTAAATTTCCAACCATCACTGAGGCTGGCCCAACAGACGTGTCTGTAATACCACATCCAGATGAGCTTATTTTTGCAGTTGCAGTTTGTACACCTTTTTGATGttagtacatttttttaattggatttaaattgtaacaatttcattcatttcaacCAAttcgttatatacatacatatatgcatgatAAATAAGTTACATAGTACCATTGCAGTATATCAGTATATTAttgaatcatttttttttacataaacatatattttttcatgttaATCATAGCAATAGCAGTAGTGGTAGTGgtaatggtagtagtagtagaaGTGTAGTTTGGTGGTTGGTTATGTTTTCAAGTGTGTACAATGTTGATTATGGTTGCATCAAAGTAATGGTTTCGAAAAGAGGCAGCATaatgaagaaaagaaaaataattacattttttataataataataaaagcgtTGTTAAGACGATTAtgtttttcaacttttctttcTTTAACATACacagtaaaattattgaaatcattGAACTgataagaatatatgtatagtaacaTAGTAGGTGAACCCTTCGATTAATTGCGGCAACCAAGTCATAAAATAAATGACGCAAACAATTTAGAAGACAcaaatatatagaaaactttaGTGTAAGTATAACATACACATGTGCATttatacactcgtggccacgcaaaacTTACCACTCAAAATTGTCAAGTGTTGtacatatttaacattttttatttagaaataagttaatgacattTATCAAacctattaaaaattaaaaacaaaacacatttagctatagaaaaattatttgaaagttagtgagctttacaaaatgagctcgaaatgtaagagactgacatgcgatgaaaaaataatatttgttctttttttaatttaatttcatttacaatgtaattttacttaatgttttattttctttttttataattgaagTTTAGCCGCGGTAACAACACCCcgagcaataataaaaaaataaaatcgggagcttttgtataagcacagaaaagctagtttgtgttttactcattaaacgtataaattaaatactataattataattagataatataatttagtttatttctgcttactaaaaacttaacaaaaaactaaattgaaaaaaatcccgAACGAACCAAAAAgacctaaaaaaatttaagaaagtatacTGGTATGTTTTGAGTAGCCACGACTGTACATAATCAATGTATTGCTTGGTTATTTTGTAAGCCTATATTTAACATGTAAAgtttgcaacaaaatttaaattttcataacgcacgaaaattagttaaaatttattgaattataaaagcaaggttttgcaaaaaatatatttaagtttccccaaatacttttttgtttcaaaggAAACAAGGAAAATAAGGcaattatatatttgaaatggaaaacatgtttaagaaattaaaaagtttgaaaattttaaggaatAATAAGAAAGTAAGTTCGTAAAAACGAAAACCCCGCGAAACGGGGATCTAGTGGAATTGACACTTCAACGCAAAATAAAtccgaaataaataaatacaaacaaaaaagttcaaaacaaaaatcgaattctaacaagtaaggaagggctaagttcgggttcaaccgaacatttcatattcttgcaacttgcaagaattaaagccatGGAattaccttaagatgtaaaacgttaACCAGAGGATTGGAATCTAAGAagtttcatatgtatatacatatactctatataactcatacactggccgacaaattcggcagattgttagaaaaactaaattcattatatgtattatgtCGGAGTCCGAGAAAGACGACGACATGGGttcggtctcttcgactaaacaactcaacactaaatatgtagtatatgg from Bactrocera tryoni isolate S06 chromosome 5, CSIRO_BtryS06_freeze2, whole genome shotgun sequence includes these protein-coding regions:
- the LOC120778644 gene encoding N-acylneuraminate cytidylyltransferase, translated to MSVLHFFLFLYLQEYVLSLSSEKEVHALVLARGGSKGILNKNLKELEGISLLARTINVLNSSNLFQHIWVSTDSDSIVEEATKFGALVHKRDKIYAQDNTSSLESVKEFLQKHDNINRFGLFQCTSIFLKNQYIKEALNRFMTKDCVFAVTRSHKLRWLIREDEAVVPLNFNPTHRPRRQDWSGELIETGMFYFSTRHLVEVEQKFQNDKCGVVEIDAAEAMEIDTYTDLLVAECLIQNKTSCKIS